The DNA sequence AAGGTCTAAAGTAAGTTATCAACATTATCCACAGACATATCAACAATTTTCCACACTTTTATGAACATTCACTCTGGATATATGGCTATTGTGGATATTTTTTTGTATGAATTAGTTGAAACGACTCAGACGCTGTTCGACTTCATTCACAACATCGTCGACAGATTTCCCGTGAGCGATTACAAACGGCACTTCTGAATCTCCTTCATCAAACTCATTCATATGACGGACGACACCGAGGTCCACATTTTTAATTTCATTATTATCAATGAACATTTTTACTTCATGACCCTTTTCCTCAAGGGCTTTCTGAATATCATCGAACGGTTCTTCAACAGCGATTTTAGCCATTTCACATACCTCCTATAAGTTTTGTGCACAGTTATTCTTCCCTTTTTGTGCGGAAAAAAACATCAGCTTTTCAAGTGTAAATTTTTAAAGAGTGGGAACATTATTTATGTGTGAGTGCTGCATTCCACCTTTTGTTGAGAGAAGAGCAGAAAATGCATTCTTTCAAATTTTGTTAT is a window from the Aciduricibacillus chroicocephali genome containing:
- a CDS encoding YkuS family protein — translated: MAKIAVEEPFDDIQKALEEKGHEVKMFIDNNEIKNVDLGVVRHMNEFDEGDSEVPFVIAHGKSVDDVVNEVEQRLSRFN